The following proteins are encoded in a genomic region of Gossypium hirsutum isolate 1008001.06 chromosome D05, Gossypium_hirsutum_v2.1, whole genome shotgun sequence:
- the LOC107915293 gene encoding chalcone synthase, translating into METENNLEGCGVEKLGTIIAIGTTNPPNCFYQANYPDFYFRVTKSEHMTQLKDKFRRICEKSTIKKRYIQLSEAMLKENPCLIIYKAPSFDVRQDMLVKEVPKLGMEAALKAIKEWGQPISKITHLIFCTSSGIDMPSADHKLANLIGLKPSVQRFMIYNQGCFAGATALHLAKDLAENNASARVLIVCSENMIMSFQPPSETHLDILIGSAIFFDGAATLIVGANPIVSINECPLFQIVSANQSIIPESDDLLIGKIREMGMEYYLSRNLHQYVSNNIKQCMVEAFTPFGIREWENLFYIVHPSGVAILNGIEEKLGLNKERLRASRHVLSEYGNMGTPNVIFVLNEMRKMSVLEGKATTGEGLEWGVLFEFGPGLTVETLVLRSFTTNSTPWSIAIDGV; encoded by the exons atgGAAACAGAAAATAACTTGGAGGGTTGTGGAGTTGAGAAATTAGGTACTATTATAGCTATTGGCACAACAAATCCACCCAACTGCTTTTACCAAGCTAATTATCCAGATTTCTACTTTCGAGTGACTAAAAGTGAACACATGACccaattaaaagacaaatttcgACGAATAT GTGAGAAATCTACAATAAAGAAACGTTACATACAGTTAAGTGAGGCCATGCTGAAAGAGAATCCCTGCTTAATTATCTACAAGGCTCCATCCTTTGACGTTCGTCAAGATATGCTTGTAAAGGAAGTACCAAAGCTTGGTATGGAAGCAGCATTGAAAGCCATCAAAGAATGGGGACAACCCATTTCAAAGATCACTCACCTTATATTTTGCACATCATCAGGGATAGACATGCCTAGTGCTGACCATAAGCTTGCTAATCTTATTGGCCTCAAACCCTCTGTTCAGAGATTCATGATTTATAATCAAGGTTGCTTTGCTGGAGCCACTGCCCTGCACCTTGCCAAGGATTTGGCCGAGAACAATGCTAGTGCTCGTGTACTTATTGTTTGCTCCGAGAACATGATCATGAGTTTCCAACCACCTTCGGAGACCCATTTAGACATACTCATTGGCTCCGCCATATTTTTTGATGGGGCAGCGACTTTGATTGTTGGTGCTAATCCTATTGTCAGCATCAACGAGTGCCCTTTATTTCAAATTGTATCAGCAAATCAAAGCATTATCCCTGAATCCGATGATTTACTAATAGGAAAAATACGTGAAATGGGGATGGAGTATTATTTATCGAGAAATTTGCATCAGTACGTGTCTAACAACATCAAGCAATGCATGGTCGAAGCGTTTACTCCATTTGGAATCAGGGAATGGGaaaatttgttttatatagtTCATCCTAGTGGAGTAGCTATTCTTAATGGAATTGAAGAGAAACTTGGGTTGAATAAGGAGAGGCTTAGAGCAAGTAGgcatgtgctaagtgaatatgGAAACAT gggtacacctaa CGTGATCTTTGTTCTTAATGAGATGAGGAAAATGTCGGTGTTGGAAGGCAAAGCCACCACAGGTGAAGGTCTTGAGTGGGGCGTGTTGTTCGAGTTTGGGCCAGGTCTCACGGTGGAGACATTGGTGCTTCGTAGCTTTACTACAAATTCAACACCATGGTCCATAGCTATTGATGGTGTGTGA